From one Phoenix dactylifera cultivar Barhee BC4 unplaced genomic scaffold, palm_55x_up_171113_PBpolish2nd_filt_p 000204F, whole genome shotgun sequence genomic stretch:
- the LOC103712087 gene encoding transcription factor BHLH089 produces MDPPSLVSQAPLPEVWQFPKVGVPPGGPRVGRMVPGPEASAVGNRDGSLDDSTVTEQSGGSRGRRKRRDSASEDESSKLVSTSSGNDLTDSEVKRPEIMKSTNETGNLKMEAEASSGICKKTVDQNPPPPEPSKQDYIHVRARRGQATDSHSLAERARREKISERMKILQDLVPGCNKVIGKASVLDEIINYIQALQRQVEFLSMKLEAVNSRLNTGIEGFPAKDFGAQTYDTTSSLAFNPQPAREYGQGSATEWLHMQVGGAFERVT; encoded by the exons atggatccgcCTTCGCTAGTGTCGCAGGCGCCGCTGCCGGAGGTTTGGCAGTTCCCGAAGGTCGGAGTACCGCCGGGGGGGCCGAGGGTTGGACGAATGGTGCCGGGACCGGAGGCCTCTGCGGTGGGGAATCGGGATGGGTCGCTGGATGATTCGACGGTCACCGAGCAGAGCGGCGGGAGCCGGGGGAGGAGGAAGCGGAGGGATTCCGCTTCCGAGGATGAGTCGTCCAAGCTCGTCTCCACCAGCAGCGGCAATGACCTG ACTGATTCTGAAGTTAAACGTCCCGAGATCATGAAATCTACTAATGAAACTGGCAATTTAAAAATGGAGGCTGAGGCAAGTTCAGGCATATGCAAGAAGACTGTGGATCAAAATCCTCCACCCCCTGAGCCATCCAAACAAGATTATATCCATGTGAGAGCAAGAAGGGGTCAAGCAACTGATAGCCACAGCCTTGCAGAGAGA GCaaggagagaaaaaataagTGAAAGAATGAAGATCCTCCAAGATCTGGTCCCTGGATGTAATAAG GTAATTGGCAAAGCATCAGTCCTTGATGAGATTATTAATTACATCCAGGCATTACAGCGTCAGGTTGAG TTTCTATCAATGAAGCTTGAAGCTGTTAATTCGCGCTTGAACACTGGCATTGAAGGGTTCCCCGCTAAAGAT TTTGGTGCTCAGACATATGATACAACTTCTAGTTTGGCATTCAACCCACAGCCAGCAAGAGAGTATGGGCAGGGTTCAGCAACAGAATGGCTTCATATGCAGGTTGGTGGTGCGTTTGAAAGAGTGACGTAA
- the LOC103712057 gene encoding DDT domain-containing protein DDR4-like, which produces MSEESPAAPPPRDGSASEEQWHPEQAARKPRFPRACTARPASAPKPAAAPAAERRPVTRREKEGQQQCNRIITPLVSPPPHSQGPRWELRSMWELASVLDFLYVFRPLLNIAVEFSAEELETALITPNSTLSDIHMPLLKAIPPVTRMALGRATWVTVLCRKLRDWWHWVADGEIPIVASHGAEVETYKTLDPGTRVVILKALCDIRVEQEDIRNYIDDSLKHGIQLSAFRKERIGGDSHGVSYWYEDDPIIGHRLYRVIRQVDIKKAKGKGVPPLPPASFHWEAVATNLDEFLEVSEKLFSSKNRTEVSLGKKLKFDLLPEIEKIHKRKERLLKKQQREALLLDSFLTADGLSSGRSLRDRKPVTYTFDDYDRSINEAIKITKKRQLSPEHVVRRAVNAKPEISSNGRLNGPSQIDQASYDAESPKSNDCEESDAEHQAEPLDRSDRRRKRPQRYSDDFVEAVSDIDADFDSDDDIVGEAVYDEEYLRSRKQKKVSSGSEGDEEYHWEEENTEEDEEEEEYSLSTSEDLEDQKNEYKKFPSRSRRGTKLRSVDELQSGLRRSKRATRPRINYQQYELSETDTDSGNPAKSNASEAHSDATNDLELSTASQDSQDEEGHEEITDQKINQENGDTADKEHRESVKKTDNPSQDGDGVQRRRFLDLNELAPGTGFEDGPGTLMKDEDMDNF; this is translated from the exons ATGTCCGAAGAATCCCCAGCCGCGCCGCCCCCCAGGGACGGATCCGCGTCCGAGGAGCAGTGGCACCCGGAGCAGGCAGCCCGCAAGCCCCGCTTCCCCAGGGCCTGCACCGCCCGCCCCGCCTCCGCCCCCAAACCGGCGGCGGCCCCCGCCGCCGAGCGCCGGCCGGTCACCCGGCGGGAGAAGGAGGGCCAGCAGCAATGCAACCGGATCATCACCCCCCTCGTCAGCCCCCCGCCCCATTCGCAGGGTCCGCGCTGGGAGCTCCGGTCCATGTGGGAGCTCGCCTCCGTCCTCGACTTCCTCTAT GTTTTCAGACCGCTTCTCAACATCGCCGTTGAGTTCTCCGCGGAAGAGCTCGAGACAGCGTTGATCACGCCCAACAGCACCCTGTCTGACATACACATGCCTCTGTTAAAG GCTATCCCTCCTGTTACCCGTATGGCTCTGGGGCGTGCAACCTGGGTTACAGTATTGTGCAGGAAGTTAAGAGATTGGTGGCACTGG GTTGCTGATGGTGAGATACCAATTGTTGCATCACATGG GGCGGAGGTTGAAACATACAAGACTCTTGATCCTGGGACCCGTGTAGTGATTTTGAAGGCACTATGCGACATCCGTGTTGAG CAAGAAGACATTAGAAATTATATAGATGATTCCTTAAAACATGGCATTCAGCTTTCAGCATTTCGCAAGGAGCGGATTGGGGGCGATTCACATGGGGTTTCATACTG GTATGAAGATGATCCTATTATTGGTCATCGATTGTATCGTGTAATTAGACAAGTTGACATAAAGAAGGCGAAGGGGAAAGGAGTTCCGCCCCTTCCACCTGCATCTTTCCACTGGGAAGCAGTTGCAACCAACTTAGATGAATTCCTAGAAGTTTCT GAGAAACTTTTTTCAAGTAAAAATAGGACagaagtctcacttgggaagaAGTTAAAGTTTGATCTTCTCCCGGAGATTGAGAAAATTCACAAA AGGAAAGAGAGGCTATTGAAAAAGCAACAGAGAGAAGCCCTCCTTCTTGATAGCTTTCTGACTGCAGATGGGCTTTCCTCAGGCCGCTCTCTTCGTGATAGAAAACCTGTCACCTATACTTTTG ATGACTATGACCGGTCAATTAATGAGGCTATAAAAATAACCAA GAAAAGACAGCTCTCACCAGAACATGTTGTTAGAAGAGCAGTCAATGCGAAGCCTGAGATATCTAGTAATGGCAGATTGAATGGTCCTTCACAAATCGATCAAGCCTCCTATGATGCAGAGTCTCCAAAATCAAATGATTGTGAAGAAAGTGATGCAGAGCACCAGGCTGAGCCTCTTGACCGCAG CGACCGCCGGAGGAAAAGGCCTCAGAGGTATTCAGATGACTTTGTGGAAGCTGTCTCTGATATTGATGCAGACTTCGACAGCGATGATGACATAGTAGGAGAAGCAGTATATGATGAGGAATATCTTAGAAGCCGGAAGCAGAAGAAGGTGTCAAGTGGTTCAGAAGGGGACGAGGAGTACCATTGGGAGGAAGAAAAtacagaagaagatgaggaagaagaggaatatTCTTTGAGTACCAGTGAAGATTTGGAGGATCAGAAGAACGAATATAAAAAATTTCCAAGTCGAAGTAGGCGGGGAACAAAATTGAGATCTGTTGATGAACTCCAGTCAGGCCTGAGACGTAGCAAGAGGGCCACGCGCCCACGTATTAATTACCAACAATATGAGCTATCAGAAACAGATACAGACTCGGGAAATCCAGCCAAATCCAATGCATCGGAGGCACATTCGGATGCCACTAATGACCTGGAACTTTCGACGGCAAGTCAAGATTCTCAGGATGAGGAAGGTCATGAAGAAATAACAGATCAGAAAATTAATCAGGAGAATGGAGACACTGCAGACAAAGAGCACCGCGAGTCAGTTAAAAAGACAGATAACCCTAGTCAAGATGGGGACGGTGtccaaagaagaagattccTAGACCTGAATGAGCTTGCTCCAGGAACTGGCTTTGAGGATGGGCCTGGCACTTTAATGAAAGATGAAGACATGGACAACTTTTAA